The following DNA comes from Rutidosis leptorrhynchoides isolate AG116_Rl617_1_P2 unplaced genomic scaffold, CSIRO_AGI_Rlap_v1 contig154, whole genome shotgun sequence.
AGAGAGAGAGACGGAGATGAATCGGCGAGAGATAGAAATGTGTCTAACAATTGATCCATCTGAGAGAGAGGTGATGATGATGTTGTAGAAGACGACGACGGACAAGGTCTTTTAGCCATGGATGATGAAAGAAGctctgagagagagagagagagatagggagaGAGATTATCTCTTCGTTTATGTGATTCTCCATTGTCGCATCTTCTTGGTTGAGGATGAGCTTAGGAGGAGTACGAGACATTTGGATTGACACGTGTCCTCATTTCGCgggtaaagtttttttttttgtgGGTGGGTGGTTTTTAAAACGCAGATATACTGTCGTTTTGCATGCTAAAGATAAATAAATGTAAAAAATGAATGAATGTACTAGTAGTAACATTTAATGTCCCAGTAGATAATATTTACCatcaataaaagtattactatTTGATGTAGCGATTTCCGTTGGTTAAATTCAAAAAATACTATCAAAATCGAATAATTCGAACCGAACAACTTTATTCAAAAATCAAATGGATCGATCAAAAGCTATTTTTGTTTGAATTGTAATTTTTATGACAATCCAATTAGCAATTAATTCGATGAGAAAGCATGCCAAGATTGTACCATTGATTAAGATTGTCGGGTTCGTAGAACCTAGCATGACTCAAAAAATTAATTTAGGAACTTAGTACATAGGGAAATGAACGTAAAATTCCTactttatgtaatatatatatataaaaatatttatatataataaaaaaatacataaaatttattaataataatataagtaaaatCTATTAATATCACGATAAAATAACAAATCGCACTACAACGAGTATCTAAaagaaaataatattattataagtccACCAAAAATAGCACAACGGCAAGTCTAGtaaaatactaatataaataaagaTGTCGTTTTGATATAGAAAAACGAACATCTAGTTTAAGAACAGCTCTAGTTCCGATCGATTTTATGAGTCGCCATTAGCTTTTATCCGAATCTATCTCTTATTTTGCTTAACCCAAAAATTAACAAAGAACACTTATTTAAAATCGTATGATCCTATAACACGAAGCGTGATGGTGACAACCATTTGCAAGACATCCACGAAGGGAATCTGTGAGTGCcgctaatattattatcgttagagCAACTGGTAATTGTTTGACAGTTCTTAACCCCAAACATCATCATTCTGAAAAAGCAAAAAAGTACAAATGTGAATCTATCTTTCCATTAAAAATTATACTTTACTTTTTCTTGTTAAAGAAGGTACTTATTCTTGTATCGGTTTCACCTAGAGTAGTTCTCATTTGATGCATTATGCGTTTTCTTACTTTCTGCCTCGAGGAATTTCATTTGATTCCAACTTTTGCAAACGTGATTTATGCTATTCTCATGTCTTTAAATACATATTATTTTTTCAATATAAATCGACAGTTAATTAAGGACGGAGTGAGTATATTAATTGAATTACGATCTTATGGAATGTTCTTTCACTATTATGCCATTAGAATAAAAACGATTTTCATTTGTCCTAATCGTATAAAAGATATAGCAATAGCATACAAATTAACAAGTGTTTATTTATTATCGATTACAAATAGACAAGGCAATGTCAAGTCAATTACAATGTTTAGGCGAGGATGACAATATACTAGATCTTCTGCAATTTTAAAACTGATAGGAACTAACTAAACCGATTCGATGAACCACAGTCTATTTCGACTTGCTCAAAATTAATATCGATATCGATGGCTCTACCAGAAACCGAATCAATTCTGAAGTAAGCGTAACTGAAAAAAGAAAAAAGCCAAATCCAATACGTTAAGGCTCCCATTTCAGGAGATATGGGGGGAGGAAGTCGACGCATCCAGTATTTCGTTACAAAGTGGTTGTTTCCGTGACCTCCCGGCGACAAAAAAAAAGCAACCTTAACCGGTTGCGGGCCTGCTCACGGGCCAGTTTGGGCCGGTTCCAGTTCAGTGAACCGacgtgtaacgacccgaaaattcgaACTTAGATAATCGTGTATCAATGGTGACGTGCTAATATTTTAGTAACAAAATTTAATCGAGTGATATCGACGCGCGACTATTTTCATTGAAACGATTGGTTTTTCTTCGCGTAGAAAATGAATTTGATATTTTTTTTCGAAAAATCGATTAGCGTTGTAATGTGAGTAAATTGTCGAGTGATGTTTCGACCTAATGTTACAATATCACGACTGGAGATCGAATTGCGGAACGAAAGATTTGCTATTAAGGGACCActattgatttttttttatatatgataaTTAATGTGGTGGGACCCACAAGTATAATTGTGTTTCCCACCACCACCGAATACTCTCTTCTTTCTTTCTAATCCTTTCTTTCCTTTTCATTCCATGCACCACACTTCCTCCGTCTCGCCATTTTTTCTTCCTTTCTTACACACAACTCAGTAAGTAACCACAAGCAAGCAAAGTTTCTTCCAAATCAAACCAATTCAACACAGCAAGTACAGTCCAATACAATTCCAAAAAACAATTCAAAGTGTATCCGTATCAAGCTACGGAAACTAAACAGTATAGTTACACGAAATAGTTCAATTCATTACACTGTCAAAATCCGATCAACCCAGAAAACTCTCAAATCAATCTATGTTATACAAGAGGTTATGAGGAGCAATTTTCACTAAAAGAGCATACCCGTTGGATGGCCGGAAGTCACCGAGTCACGACCGAGTCAAGTGTCGGCCGTGACTGAGTTGATCCGAGTTTGGCCGAGTCATTTGTTCGGAGGTACCAGAAACCGCGTATGAACCTTTCTGAGACAACGCCGATGGAACGTGGTGGCCGGAAACCATTGAGTCACCACCGAGTCAGATTTGACTCGTCACTGTGCCGGACGAGTTCAGGTCGAGTTGAAGGTCCAGAGGACACCTAAAGCTCCGTCGAGTCCCTGCGAACACACGCCGCCGTGTAAGTCGACGAGGATGCCGGTGGCCGGAATTCTTAGAGGTAATTCGACCACCATACACTGTTAAAATTCACAATTAACAGCCTAAGAATGTTTCCCACAAACCATAGATCAATATAGTATGAGATGAGAGTCTAATTCGACTAATTAGAAATTTTTACCCGAAATGAAAAATTGAAATTAAAGGAGAACGAGACGGAATTGAGAAAAACTAACCGGATTTTCGGACTCAACGCGTTGACATCTATCGGAAACGACCTGCGACATGGTCGGAGATGGCCGGAGACGACGGATCGCCGTCGAAGCCGAGAGGATGTCGACGAGAGAGAACGCGACAGCGTTCTGAGGTAGAAGAAGGAAGAAAGAAATTAtacttatataataaaaatactagtaaattaCTAAACCACCCTCAACTGTTTAAACAATCTACAAAATAACCGAACTGCTGATTCGGTCAACCAATAAGACTAGGGGCATTAGTGTCTTTTCATTATCCGAACCTAGTCCAATGTCAGCTATGCCCTCCCGTTTTCAGAGTATTTACAATTTTACCAACGCGTCAAAATAAAGTCAAAGGCCCTTTCCGGTCATTTGACTAGTCCGAACctaattttatatattaaagtaATATATTTGTTTTTCCGAAGCTAATAAAATCATTTTTATTCATccaaaaattattaaatttttacagtaagttataaatattattttgaacgAAATATGTAAATTTCGGGATTTTTGGAAAACAGAATTATTTTATTTGAAATTCTGAGTTAATAaggataatataaatataattaagtatTTTCAAAATTATTTAAAGTGATCTATtaacttataaaatttataaaatgacAGAATGTTATTTTAGATTATTTGGAATATTATGAAAAatttaaaagtatttttttttatattatacaaGTATTTAATTAAATTAAGGAAATGATTTTAAGATAAATAGTAAGGAATAAATAAATGTTTTATGAGAGGAATAAATTAagtatttataattaaattttggGAAAATGTTATTTACTAATGAAATATAAGTTGATAAGTTGTaatttttaaataaatatttttCAATAATAACTACCTAATCGACTAAGTCGTGTATAAGAAATTTAACCGAGCAATATGAACTAAAACCAATATTAGTATACCGGTGACAATAATTTGGAATTTATGGTAACAAATTATCGACATCATTAAATCATTAATCCACGTAGATTGAGACGAGATGTATAATTTAACAACGATTTAATATCAAAACTTTGTAAGTATACGAATTATTTTATTTTGTAGAATTCGATAGTTATTAACGTTAGTATCGATTTCAGACAGAATCGCGTAAGTCACCTATGAAGGACAACACGAGACGTAATGAAACTGTGAGTGTACTTTCTTTTTAATTAAGTAAAATATATTCGTACTTTacgaattatatttatatatattactatgcCGTAAGTTATTAACGTACCGatgtttatgatttaattaaaggaTGCGGCATAGCTATATGATATATTTTTAAAACTGAAGAGAATTACTTTTAAAAGACCCCAAGCAATGTTTAGACGTTTTAATAACGACGAGGTTTAAAGCAAATTGTTGCTTTATATATATATGCGAACCCAAAACTTTTTATTCGAGGTCGAGGGGGATTTGGTCGACTTTGTGGCGACCAATCCAAATTAGTACTTGGTCCTTATGCGGCCCCATGTTTACGGTCTGATCAGAGGGTACGGTTTCATTAGTTTATCTAATGGAATTTATTATTACTTCCATGTTTACGGAAGTCGAGGTTATTAGGATATTATAACAGGTCGCCCCTGTTGTAAATTCTAATGTTTTTCACGGAAAGGGTTCGATAAATGTTTTTCGAggaaaaatgaaagtatatagatGTTTTCGACGGACTTTTCTTGATGAATGTTGTTATGAATATAATTGTTTTCAAGGAATTATTATTACAGTTATTTCGAGGAGTATATATAAGTTTCTATAATGTTTCGAGGAATTAAATAAGTTCTATAAATGTTTTCGAGGAATTATAATTacaagtgattattgatgtttatgaactcaaGTTTTACTAAATGATAATTTCAAAGAAAAACTTTTTAAAGAAAAACCTCACTAAGCAATATAGCTTACGTTTTCGAAATATTATTTTCTTTCTCTTCAGGTTAAGCAGGATCAGGTTACGAGGCATGGCTAGGGCCCGATTTCCGCAAAACAATAGAAGTCGACGGATAGAAGGTACCAACGGGCCCCACACTAGGCCCACATAAGGGGGCCGAAGTGCGGGCGTCACACGACGGTTCAGGGTCGAGTTTTTGATGACCCGGCCATAAACTGGTTCTTAAGCGGTTCCGGGCCGGTTCGATAAACCGAATTTTAAGACGGTTCCGGGCCATTTCCGATTCGTGAAATATTTGAACCGTACATGAACCCTTCACATACGGTTCAAGTCTGGTTCAAAACCGGTTCAAAATCGATTCAAGACCGGTTCAATTCAAACTTAatatttttttagtattttttGTTAAGTTATTTTTTAACATTttaaatgtatttaaataaaatgtatgaaaatatttatagataattataaataattgatcaaattaatgataaaaaaatattatttttaatttttatgaaCCGATTTTGAACCGATCGAAAATCCGGTTCGTGAACCAGCCCGATTATGAACCGCCGGTTTCAAAATTAACAAACCGACCCTACCCCTGGTGTCACAGGTTTCCAAGCCGCTTCGTTGAACCGGCTAAAGTTGACCGGTCCGGTTCTGGGTTTGACCAGGGCCAGTTCTGATTCGATTCGGTGTCCAAACCGGCCCATGAGCAGGCGGCAAGGCTCAGCCTCAAGCAAGTTTAACTGAAAAGCTTAATTACTCAAACAAATAAAGGTTCAACAAACAACCACATAATACATGTCAAGTAGTATACAAACGTCTTGAATAACAGCCAAAATGTAAATGTTAGCACGGAATAAGTTTACTTTTAGTTTAAATGATACTAGTTGTCCTTTGGAGAAGACATTAGCCGAAGCATTTCATCCGAGGCCTGATTACCTGTGGACTGATTACTGCCAGAATACCTCTCTTCTGCAAGCAATGACTGCAAGTCGCTTCCATTGGCCAAGCTATTAAACTCGACTGCTTTCGACGGAACCGTGGGATAGCGCCGTTGGCAAAACGTCATCAGTCTCTTTATCGATTGGAGGTATTTACGCGTTGTCTCATCGTTCATAATGTGTGCCACACTATTGGTGTAAATCTTCTCACGGGCTGAACGTTCGTGGATACCGACCATAGTGACTCCAATAGGCCAGGGAGCATTACCGATGGCTAGCTTGATGTAGTGGTCCATTGCAGCTAAGTAATCTCGGTCCATGCAGCACTTAACCATGATCATCAATGCTTGACGAATGTCATCCGGAAGAATCTAAAACAAAATAAACCAACACTTTGAATTCAGTGAACATTCAACAGGTATGAAATTCTGAATTGCTatcgagtatatagatatgtaattCTGAACATTCAACTGACATGAAATTCAGAATTGCTATAAAGTATACAGAGATACGATGCAATAAAAGTTGGGGTGTTGATAACACTCTCAATATACAGGTCAAAACACCAATAACTATGTAACATGCCAAATTCACTGACAAAAGAAGTTAATCAAGTCAATTAGAGAGAAAGTGACACATGCAAAGTCTCAAAGTTAGATATTGCAAATCCAGCCTCTAGACTTGATCCTCAGTTTCAAAAGTATATTCAGTTTGTCCAGCACTGCTTGAAGAACATGTGTGTGCCATACATCTTATTAAAGCGTTCCCATAATTTCGACAAACTCAACTACAGAACAATTAGGCCTAAAATCAGTTACAAGGGTCACAGACGCAAAGGAGCTATCCTTACAAAGTTAAACCCTTTATCCCAAAATCGAGTAAGATTTATAAAAGGGACAAAAATCTGACATTGCTAATAAAATCCTAGAGAAACAGAACAACCAACCCTGTTCACTAGATTGTTGAACAAGGAAACTACTGGATTTAAACGCTTGTTCAAGTTATTTCCCAACAAAGGGTTAGTCAGCATATAGCTAGATGAAAATCATATTCACATATTTAAAATCATATTCACGCAATAAAAACTAACTCAATTGGAACCTTAATGACTCGGAGATATACCTATGAAACTAGCTTGTATACTTGGATAAAAGTTCAAAAGGGCACTCACCTTCTTCCTGCAAAACTTGAATAACGGATTCAAGTACCGCTCACATTGCTTAAAAGTAGCAACGGTGGACTTCCCTTTAGCAGTCCTCCTCTCTGAATCAGGCATTGCATCCAATTCCTGCCTCCATTCATTCAGCAGCCTCTTGAAATACACCAAAATCTTATCTTCATCGCACAGCTCATCGAAATTCGATTTCATTCTCTTCGAATCCATATCATTATCGACTCCACTCGATCCTCCATCGCCGCTATGCTCGTCTTCACCACCACCACCTTCCCCGTCGTCTCCACCACCTTTCTTCCAATCCTTCCGCCGCTTCCGATCACTCGAGATTCCAGACTTCTGCCTCTTCTTCAGCTCAACGATATCGCGAAGAAAATCATTCGTCTGCCCTTCCATTATATCACTATCCACTTCGAAAATCCCCGCTTTCAATACATACTTCATCCTCTCCAACCGAGCATCGTCGTCCTCGCCGAAGAGTGTAATCGGTTGTTTAAGGAATCGGAGACGACGGATGACTTCCTGCCTCGGAAGCACTAAATTGTCGATATTACGCTCGTCGGTCAGAGATGAGGATGCGTTGGCAGCGGAAGAACTTCCGGCGGTTGCGGAGACAGCGGTGGCGGTCGCGGAGGAGGATCCGGCGGACGACGCGGAGGCTGAGACGGCGGTTGACGATGAGTTGGCGGCTGCTTGCCGTTGGGCTTTGGCTTCTAGCTCGCGCTTCTCTTGCTCTCTGAGCTTTTGGATTTCCTTCTGCTCGATTTCGGAGCGCTTAAAAAATTTCCGGCCACCGACGTCTTGGGCTAGATTCTTGCGTTTCTTGAGGAGTTCTTGCTTCAGGAGATCCATTCTCAGGTACTCCGATCAAACGATTCAGCAGAGTGTTTAAACAAAATCGATTTTGATTTTTAGGGTTTGAGATTCATTCATTCGTTATCAGAAAAAATTATGGTAAACTACATTGTACCcctttattattatataaatatataatttacccCTATACTTTAGAATCATTCGAATTAGACCCTACTTTCATTCAAAAGCGGTCAAAGTAAAACTTAGTAGTATTTCCCAAACTGTAGGCTATGTAAGAAGTATGACCATTTCATAGATAAAAAAGACTTAGAAGATTTCAAGAATGTTCCGGTACAATTGTGGAGTGGTCGGGTTGATTGATTTTTTAGTTTCTCATCTAGGAAAGGAAGGAAAGAGTGGAATCTATCTTACTTTTACGTTGTGTTCAATAAATTCAGGTAAAAGATCTCGATTGTACACATATCTATACGTCTCCCATGTCGACGATACGTTAGTAAAATGTGATGGAAAAATAATACAGGATCTCCAAATCGACTTTTTTAAAATAAAGAGATCCCCAATCTTTTTTTTCTATATAGAAATCTTCGGATATGTTCTTGAGCAACACAAATACTTTGAACTTTTTCTTTTGAACTTAATGGATATGAATATGTCCCTAATTTCTCAAACTACCTGAAGGCATCTCGACAGTTTGCCGAAAAAGGCGGCCGTCTAGGGTCCAAAAATAAATTGCTAAATGTATATATGAAAAAGACCCCAAAAATTGAGTGGAGGAAGTATAGATTCGGGTGGAATCCATTGTAACCCGTTATATCGGAATTATCTTTGTGAACTAATACATCTTCTAATCCCCAGCTTGAAAATTTACCCTAATGGTTGTAAAGATTAGATTTAATGCCCATTACAGCGATACGACAACTCAGACGTTCAATACCAGTGTTGAGTTATGGAAGTTCAATACAATCTACATATCGAGAACAAACATGGGCTCTGATATAATATACGACAATAATAAAAAATATGCTTAATTTTTTTCATCAAATTGATTAAATGTATTTAAATTGTAGATGGTATGATCAAAAGTCATCCTTTATCATATTACTATTTGCACAATTCACATTCATCATTATTTTTCGAGGCCTCATTTTCTCGTTTCGCCTAGAGCCCCACCATCTGTTGAGACACCTCTATCACTGTTTTTGAAAATTCTACGAAAAATTAGAGGAAGCTGGACTCGTTAATGGAGGCGTTGCCGAACCTCAATCGAAACTTGGATCGTAATCCTAAGCTGTAAAGTTTATGCAGCAGGGGGAAAACGAAGGGGACTCTATGCAGCCGCAAGGGGAAAATGAAGGGGGCTGCAAGGGAAAAACAAAGGGGACTCTATGTTGGAGGAGGAAAACGAAGGGGACTTTATGAAGGATGAGCAAAACGAGGAGGAAGTTGTCGTAACCATTCCAATGTTTCTTGATTTCATGCGACAACTAGAGTGGATTTGCGAAATTGACGAAAACGTCTTCGCCACGAGGTCACACATGGAGAGCCACAATTTAGTGATCCACAGGGGAATGCTCTTCCGTTACGATACGTGCCAAAATGCGTTCGCAACGATGGCCGATCGGTTATTTCATGGGTTTCACGTCTGATCGGTTATTTCATGTTTAGGTTTTAATGCGTTTTGTTGTCATTTTAGGACTTCATGCAAGCTTCCTTTTAAGTGTTCTGGTAAATGTTGATGTGTATGTTTAATTAGTTGTGGATGGTCCTAATTCGTCTTGATGCTCATTTAGTTTCCTGTGTCCCTAAGCTGTTTTTCTGTTAGTTGTGGAAGATGTTAGGTTGTTTATTTACTCACAACATATCAAATGAATTATGTCGAAACATTGTTGCCCTGAAAATATAGAATACTCTATAAACCATGTTCTGGTACGCAAACGACTCATATTTGGGACGAAAATGAACTGTATCATTTATTCAATATATGTAATTATTATTGCAATTGAAATGTTGAACAAAGGCTGAAAACTAATTTATCAATTTTTTGATCATGTCCATAAGGAACGAGAGAGGCCTTAATTTCTCATTTCGTCTAGAGCCCCACAATCTGTTGAGACGTCTCTGAAACGACCTATATAATTCAATAACTTAGGTGCGACATATTTACCCATTAATTAAAGATTTTCTAAGCCAGTGttcatttttttttaattgaaaatacccctaatgcatcttaatatattatgatattcttaatataacatattttgttttttaattaaaaattacaattttattgATATTTTGAAAGATTAGTACAAGAAATTAGAACTCGATATGAGTTAGCTAAACCAAAACAAAGATATATGTTTAAAAAGGAGTTGCGTAGACTTAATCCATATATAAATGATAAACCACAACTCCTTTTAAAAAAAATCAATGTATGGAAAATTTGCGTCGAATGGAGTCGGCTCCAATAAGATGCGGAAAACCGCACATCAAGCCGGAGATAACTAACATACGGACTAACACAGACCCACAGAATAAAAACAATGCTAATTAAATAGCTTAAAATTTCTAACTAGAGAAGTGAGGACACAAGACCACGACACTCTTACATCAAGGATCCAATCATCGTCATATGAGGAGGGGGTCATATATACAAACACGCAGAGATACATCAGGATGagcaaaacaaataaaaaaaatctaAGGCAAAACATTCACAAACCAGAATCGAACCGATCCCATCGGTAGACAACCAACCATGCCGAGACCTCGATAAAATGAAACATCGTGAGATATCCAACAGACTGCCAAGAAATGAACCACAGAGACACTGCGAGGAAGACATATGCGGCCACCTAGATCGTACATGAACCATAAAGACGTCATGCCAACCAACAAAATCCGAGCTCCGACCAACCACCATCGCCCACCGCTCCATGGCTGCTTCAATGCATCAAAGAGAGGAGGAGAGTTCGGGAATGCCGAGAAAATAGACCCCCAACACTCTCTAGATCATATAGAGAGGCCAGAGATGGCCAAACCCTCTTGCCGCCTCTGGCCGCCACCTGTCCGCCGGAGATGGAGTCGAGAGCCGCCAGAGATGAGGGAAGATGGAGGTACCACCCTACTTCTAGTCCTTAACTCTGTTAAATTTTATTATATATGCCTAATACACCAATCAGATTTTGCCACAAGACAGCTCATTTAGCATAAATGCTAAATCTACATTTGGGTCTTTATATTTAGTAttaaaatttgaaaatatccaaaatATTATTACTTAACAAAATTAACCTCAAATATTTTTTTTTCACATAATCCAACACATTTTTTATTAGACATATACGTACATACATATACAGGATGTTTCCGGCATTATATATATGTGCAAACAAACATTCAGAAAACTTAATTGATAAATTGCACAAACTACATGGAATGATAAAGAAAACAAATTAAAAAAGCACACGTACAAAAGtaatttaaacaaatataaatggAAGAAGCAAATCAAAAAGATAATGAATCAAACTCGCATGTAGATGATCACATCACACAATTATAAGGTGGACACATCCGATGGAATTGATAATTATTTATCGGCACATTCGAAGCGATGGACGTTCTTGTGATCACATTGGTCAAGCATCGCGTTAATCTTAAGAGGGATGTTAACGTTAACGATCCCATAAAGAAGGCCGAGCTTAATGTTCATGCAGATACAAGCGGCTACTTCGAGGTCGAGAAGTCCTTTAATAACTGAACAACATGGCACTGTCGGAGGGTTTCCGATCGTGGCGTTAACGAGACCGTTGAGGACGTTAATGCAAACGCCCAACCTGATCATATCCATCGAGCACTTTGTGTTGTTGGAATTAGTAGTGCTGGGAGTTTTACCACTACTACTACTTGAATTGGAGTGAGACTTACTCGGACTAGGACTCTCCGTGCAGTTGGAAGACTTGTTGTTAGAGCTACTGGACTGGACGACTCGAGGAGCCGAGCTGATCAGGGCGAAGAATACAATGTTCAAGGCGAGGAGAAGAGCTGTTTTTGAAGCCATATTACTTTACTATTGCTAGCTAGTAAAATATTGTATGGATATA
Coding sequences within:
- the LOC139881431 gene encoding uncharacterized protein, producing MDLLKQELLKKRKNLAQDVGGRKFFKRSEIEQKEIQKLREQEKRELEAKAQRQAAANSSSTAVSASASSAGSSSATATAVSATAGSSSAANASSSLTDERNIDNLVLPRQEVIRRLRFLKQPITLFGEDDDARLERMKYVLKAGIFEVDSDIMEGQTNDFLRDIVELKKRQKSGISSDRKRRKDWKKGGGDDGEGGGGEDEHSGDGGSSGVDNDMDSKRMKSNFDELCDEDKILVYFKRLLNEWRQELDAMPDSERRTAKGKSTVATFKQCERYLNPLFKFCRKKILPDDIRQALMIMVKCCMDRDYLAAMDHYIKLAIGNAPWPIGVTMVGIHERSAREKIYTNSVAHIMNDETTRKYLQSIKRLMTFCQRRYPTVPSKAVEFNSLANGSDLQSLLAEERYSGSNQSTGNQASDEMLRLMSSPKDN
- the LOC139881436 gene encoding putative lipid-binding protein AIR1 is translated as MASKTALLLALNIVFFALISSAPRVVQSSSSNNKSSNCTESPSPSKSHSNSSSSSGKTPSTTNSNNTKCSMDMIRLGVCINVLNGLVNATIGNPPTVPCCSVIKGLLDLEVAACICMNIKLGLLYGIVNVNIPLKINAMLDQCDHKNVHRFECADK